Proteins co-encoded in one Quercus robur chromosome 8, dhQueRobu3.1, whole genome shotgun sequence genomic window:
- the LOC126694993 gene encoding uncharacterized protein LOC126694993 codes for MAKDRNGALPDKRANEEEEEEETEAPSKRKSRKAREHSGTDSDSGSGEERKGVKSRRKARESYDSEEEEDVRKKHGKSERRKKRKSRRRYSSEEDSSSGSDSESEYSDSESDQDSGSDSGVESESEGERRRRKKRRGREDEERERRRRRKEKERRRRKREKEEERKRREKRKKKKKEKKERGKKGAVTNLWGKYGIIRETDMWNKRPEFTAWLAEVKQVNLESLPNWEEKQMFKQFMEDHNTATFPSKKYYNLDAYYRSKMEKEQMKGFKKVIQKERTIFDDEEQRRQELMREREKHKEEQVVALKRSMQGGMAQAMKEQAQLREEMAYQYKIGNFEAAAAIQRKLDPDVAM; via the exons ATGGCAAAAGATCGAAACGGTGCGCTGCCAGATAAGCGAGCaaatgaggaagaagaagaagaagaaaccgaaGCTCCGTCGAAGAGAAAATCCAGGAAAGCGCGAGAGCATTCCGGTACCGATTCAGATTCCGGTTCcggagaagagagaaaaggcgTTAAGTCTCGAAGAAAAGCGCGGGAAAGTTACGATTCGGAAGAGGAAGAGGATGTAAGAAAAAAGCACGGGAAAAGCGAgaggagaaagaagaggaaatcGCGAAGGCGGTACAGTAGCGAAGAGGATTCGAGTTCGGGTTCGGATTCTGAATCGGAGTATTCTGATTCGGAATCGGATCAGGACAGTGGTTCGGATTCGGGGGTGGAGAGTGAGAGCGAGGGcgagaggaggaggaggaagaagaggagagggagagaggatgaggagagagaaaggagaaggagaaggaaagagaaagagaggaggaggaggaagagagagaaagaagaagagagaaagaggagagagaaacgtaagaagaagaagaaggagaagaaagaaagaggaaagaagggagCGGTGACGAACTTGTGGGGGAAGTATGGGATTATCAGAGAAACCGATATGTG GAACAAACGGCCAGAGTTCACTGCATGGTTGGCAGAAGTAAAACAG GTGAACCTTGAAAGTTTGCCTAATTGGGAAGAGAAGCAGATGTTTAAACA ATTCATGGAGGATCACAATACAGCTACTTTTCCTTCTAAAAA GTATTACAACCTTGATGCCTATTACAGAagtaaaatggaaaaagaacagatgaaaggttttaaaaaagtaattcagAAAGAACGTACTATCTTCGATGATGAAGAACAGCGTCG GCAAGAACTTATGCGAGAACGTGAAAAGCACAAGGAAGAACAGGTGGTAGCTTTAAAGAGGTCAATGCAGGGTGGAATG GCACAAGCAATGAAAGAGCAAGCTCAGCTGAGGGAGGAGATGGCTTACCAGTACAAAATTGGAAATTTTGAG GCTGCTGCCGCCATTCAGAGAAAATTGGATCCAGATGTTGCTATGTAA